ACTCAAGACACGCTTATTATCCAACTATTTGATTGAGCAATTGAAGTCACCCACCCTGCCCATGCAATTGAATTGTTCCACTCCTCATATCTAGTGCCTTTGCGTAAGTCCTGAAGTATTGAAATTCAATATTCTCCCCTCGCCGTTTACGGAGAGGGTCTGGGGGTGAGGTTCCTATGTTGCAAGTGCGAACCGCTCTATATAGGCAGGAGATTTCTAAAGCCTGAAAATTTAGGCTTTAGTTCAGATTTTTCGGTATTTCCGGCGTTAAACCCCAAAAAAAACCGATTTTTAGGTGGCAGTGTAGAGGGGAATTAAGCAACAATAAATCCATCTATTGATAGATGAATCGCCCTATGAGAGAAGAACGTCTCGAAGCCTATCTCAATCTGATCCAAGTGCTACTCAGTTCCTCTAGTGGCGAGGAAATGGAGATTTTGCAGACGAATCAAGCGCTCATTGATGCCGGGTTAGTGCAGACAATGGAAGCCGTAGCCGCAATGCTGGCAGAACGGGGCGATGGAGAAGCAGCGGAGTGGTTGCGGAATGTTGCAGCGCCAATGGTTACAGAAATGGGTAACTCATCATCGACACCCACTGTCGTCAAGAGGATTCCCGAATCGCCTGTGCAATTCTTAACGGAGGTATTGCAAGCAACCGCAGATAGTAATGGCGATCGCAAAGTAGTGTATCCGCTGTTACAAGCAAATCTCGATCAACTGAATGAGAAACTGGCTGAGATACTGCACGATTGGGCAATGATAATTCTGCCGCAAGTTGAACCCCAAGAAGCAAAATTTATTGGGGCGACAATCGGCGGATTCAGCAACCTGATGGCGCAATTTCCCCTAGGAGACAAGGAGAAAAACTTAGAAATTGCCATCACCGGCTACGAGATCGTGGTTACAGTTTTTACCCGCGAAGCGAGTCCTGACGAGTGGGCGACGACTCAAAATAATCTCGGTAATGCCTACCGCAATCGGATACAGGACGATTTGGCTGACCAAGATAGATTGGCAGTCCGCGCCGATCGTCTAGAACGAGCGATCGCGTGTTACGAACAGGCATTGCAAATTTATACCCGCAAAGCCTTTCCCCAAGATTGGGCAATGACGCAAAATAATCTCGGAAATGCTTACCGCGACCGAATACGGGGCGATCGCGCTGATAATCTAGAACGAGCGATCGCGTGTTACAGGCAAGCATCGGAAATCTATACCCGCGAAGCAAGTCCAGACGAATGGGCGACCATCCAAAATAATTTGGCAGTTGCTTCGGAAAATTGCGAAGCATCTAATGTGCCAATTTAGACCGCAGGAAAAGGGTACACAAGAAAGTAGGAACGGGGAGTCTCCGCCCCTACTCTCCTCAGAATTTCTTCACCCAACGCCAAACTTTCACGAAGAAATTCTCTAGCCACAGCATCGCCTTATCCAGCCATTCGAGCAAATACTCTAAGGGGTGCTTGACGTATCCGGCTGGAGTCACCTCAGCCTCAATCCAGTCTGGCGAATGGGTGGCAAAGCTTGTCCGATTGCTTTGTGCGATCGCTGGCGATAGATTTGAAAGCGCCCTTTCGGCTTCCACTCTTGGCGTCTGGAAAGTAGGCGCTTTGGTAATTTTGCCGTCTTTTTTGCGAGATTTTTTGGTTGTAGAAGGAGTTGGTGTTGGACGCGCCGCCATTGGCTCAGGCGCAGCGGGTTTGCGGGGCGTCAAAATCGTTTGTTTGAAACTCAGGCGAAGCTTAATCGACCTCCAAACAGAATTCTC
This region of Coleofasciculus sp. FACHB-T130 genomic DNA includes:
- a CDS encoding tetratricopeptide repeat protein — encoded protein: MREERLEAYLNLIQVLLSSSSGEEMEILQTNQALIDAGLVQTMEAVAAMLAERGDGEAAEWLRNVAAPMVTEMGNSSSTPTVVKRIPESPVQFLTEVLQATADSNGDRKVVYPLLQANLDQLNEKLAEILHDWAMIILPQVEPQEAKFIGATIGGFSNLMAQFPLGDKEKNLEIAITGYEIVVTVFTREASPDEWATTQNNLGNAYRNRIQDDLADQDRLAVRADRLERAIACYEQALQIYTRKAFPQDWAMTQNNLGNAYRDRIRGDRADNLERAIACYRQASEIYTREASPDEWATIQNNLAVASENCEASNVPI